One window of Nocardioides dongkuii genomic DNA carries:
- the hisI gene encoding phosphoribosyl-AMP cyclohydrolase, with translation MSLDPAVADRLKRTADGLVPAVVQQHDTGEVLMLGWMDDEALHRTLTTGRATYWSRSRQEYWVKGDTSGHVQHVKEVRLDCDGDTLLVRVDQEGAACHTGDRTCFDADRLL, from the coding sequence ATGTCCCTGGACCCCGCCGTCGCCGACCGGCTCAAGCGCACGGCCGACGGCCTGGTGCCCGCCGTGGTGCAGCAGCACGACACCGGCGAGGTGCTGATGCTGGGCTGGATGGACGACGAGGCGCTGCACCGCACGCTGACCACCGGGCGCGCGACGTACTGGTCCCGCTCGCGCCAGGAGTACTGGGTCAAGGGCGACACCTCCGGGCACGTCCAGCACGTCAAGGAGGTCCGCCTCGACTGCGACGGCGACACCCTGCTCGTGCGCGTCGACCAGGAGGGCGCGGCCTGCCACACCGGCGACCGCACCTGCTTCGACGCCGACCGGCTGCTGTGA
- a CDS encoding Trp biosynthesis-associated membrane protein, whose protein sequence is MGGRRSFGPVVLLGLGSGALAAVAGSKPWAAVQGGRAATTITGGDAGEMPLAGALALVVLACWGVLLVTRGRVRRAVAVLAAVAAVGTLVTVAVGWSQAADQLREDVVLLEGTLEVAHTGWWWAALVGSVLSLVASVLAARLVPQWPEMGRRYDAPADAAAAPAAAQPDADAGDRSSLDLWRALDEGHDPTA, encoded by the coding sequence ATGGGCGGCCGCCGCAGCTTCGGGCCGGTCGTGCTCCTCGGCCTCGGCTCGGGCGCCCTGGCCGCCGTGGCGGGGTCGAAGCCGTGGGCCGCGGTCCAGGGCGGTCGCGCGGCGACCACGATCACCGGCGGGGACGCCGGCGAGATGCCGCTGGCGGGCGCCTTGGCGCTGGTGGTGCTCGCCTGCTGGGGGGTCCTGCTCGTCACCCGGGGCCGGGTCCGCCGGGCGGTGGCCGTGCTCGCCGCGGTGGCCGCGGTCGGCACCCTCGTGACCGTCGCCGTCGGCTGGTCGCAGGCGGCCGACCAGCTCCGCGAGGACGTCGTGCTCCTCGAGGGCACCCTCGAGGTCGCGCACACCGGCTGGTGGTGGGCCGCGCTCGTGGGATCGGTCCTCAGCCTGGTGGCGTCCGTCCTCGCCGCGCGCCTGGTGCCGCAGTGGCCCGAGATGGGCCGGCGGTACGACGCCCCGGCCGACGCGGCGGCCGCGCCCGCCGCGGCGCAGCCCGATGCCGACGCCGGGGACCGGTCCTCGCTCGACCTGTGGCGAGCGCTGGACGAGGGGCACGACCCCACCGCCTGA
- a CDS encoding HGxxPAAW family protein, which yields MSGANHGNTPAAWTAVVVALLGFVVGGVALMVDPASWPIFWVGIGLVVGSLVVFVVMDKLGFNGTSH from the coding sequence ATGAGCGGCGCCAACCACGGCAACACCCCTGCGGCCTGGACGGCGGTCGTCGTGGCGCTGCTGGGCTTCGTGGTCGGCGGCGTCGCGCTGATGGTGGACCCGGCGAGCTGGCCGATCTTCTGGGTCGGCATCGGCCTCGTGGTCGGCTCGCTGGTGGTCTTCGTGGTGATGGACAAGCTCGGCTTCAACGGCACCAGCCACTGA
- a CDS encoding DUF2752 domain-containing protein — protein MSRPLAPARPRRARMVGPALTLGGLAAATLALRLRDPHEGGSWGICPTAAMGFACPGCGGLRAVNDLTHLDLAAAASSNLMLVAVLPLVVFVLGRWTVDAWTGRERDHDARLAVGVTMVGLALLTVFTVLRNLPAGAWLAP, from the coding sequence ATGAGCCGGCCGCTCGCCCCGGCGCGCCCTCGGCGCGCGCGGATGGTGGGGCCGGCGCTCACGCTCGGCGGGCTCGCCGCGGCCACGCTGGCACTGCGCCTGCGCGACCCGCACGAGGGCGGCTCCTGGGGCATCTGCCCGACGGCGGCGATGGGGTTCGCGTGCCCCGGCTGCGGCGGCCTGAGGGCGGTCAACGACCTGACCCACCTCGACCTGGCCGCGGCCGCGTCGAGCAACCTGATGCTGGTCGCGGTCCTCCCGCTGGTCGTCTTCGTGCTGGGCCGCTGGACCGTGGACGCCTGGACCGGTCGCGAGCGGGACCACGACGCGCGCCTGGCGGTCGGCGTCACCATGGTCGGGCTCGCCCTGCTCACGGTCTTCACCGTGCTGCGCAACCTCCCTGCCGGCGCCTGGCTGGCTCCCTGA
- a CDS encoding DUF4190 domain-containing protein gives MSYSEPPPPPQYGAPQQPYGQQPQKTSGKAIGSLVTGILSLPGVCCWPLGLALAIAGIVLGVLGRKDIAASHGQQKGTGMAIAGIVCGAVAIAIIAVSLILVATGTIDTTYEFDTSS, from the coding sequence GTGAGCTACTCCGAACCGCCGCCGCCGCCGCAGTACGGCGCCCCGCAGCAGCCCTACGGTCAGCAGCCGCAGAAGACCTCCGGGAAGGCCATCGGCTCCCTGGTGACCGGCATCCTCTCCCTGCCCGGCGTCTGCTGCTGGCCGCTCGGTCTGGCCCTCGCCATCGCCGGCATCGTCCTCGGCGTCCTCGGCCGCAAGGACATCGCCGCGTCCCACGGGCAGCAGAAGGGCACCGGCATGGCCATCGCCGGGATCGTCTGCGGCGCCGTGGCCATCGCGATCATCGCGGTCTCGCTGATCCTGGTCGCGACCGGCACCATCGACACCACCTACGAGTTCGACACCTCGTCCTGA
- the trpC gene encoding indole-3-glycerol phosphate synthase TrpC yields MSVLDDIVAGVRADLGGRQEAVPEADLRAALADVDPPRDPMPHFRAPGSSVIAEVKRRSPSKGALADIPDPADLAREYAAGGAAAISVLTEERRFGGSLADLRAVRAAVDVPLLRKDFIVTGYQLLEARAAGADLALLIVAALDDDDLRRLHDEARELGLTVLVEVHDEAEVERAVALGAELVGINARNLKTLEIDGDAFGRLAPLVPGDRVLVAESGITSPDDVARYVAEGARAVLVGEALVKDGDPRAAVAAMTGVR; encoded by the coding sequence ATGTCCGTGCTGGACGACATCGTCGCCGGCGTGCGGGCCGACCTCGGCGGGCGCCAGGAAGCCGTGCCGGAGGCCGACCTGCGCGCGGCGCTCGCCGACGTGGACCCGCCCCGCGACCCGATGCCGCACTTCCGCGCGCCGGGCTCGAGCGTGATCGCCGAGGTCAAGCGCCGCAGCCCGAGCAAGGGCGCGCTCGCCGACATCCCGGACCCCGCCGACCTGGCCCGTGAGTACGCCGCGGGCGGGGCCGCCGCGATCAGCGTGCTCACCGAGGAGCGGCGCTTCGGCGGCAGCCTGGCCGACCTGCGCGCGGTCCGCGCGGCGGTCGACGTCCCGCTGCTGCGCAAGGACTTCATCGTGACCGGCTACCAGCTCCTCGAGGCGCGGGCCGCCGGCGCCGACCTGGCCCTGCTGATCGTGGCCGCGCTCGACGACGACGACCTGCGCCGGCTGCACGACGAGGCCCGCGAGCTCGGCCTGACCGTGCTGGTGGAGGTCCACGACGAGGCGGAGGTCGAGCGCGCGGTCGCGCTCGGCGCCGAGCTGGTGGGCATCAACGCCCGCAACCTCAAGACCCTCGAGATCGACGGGGACGCCTTCGGCCGGCTCGCCCCGCTGGTCCCCGGTGACCGGGTGCTGGTCGCGGAGTCCGGCATCACCTCGCCCGACGACGTGGCGCGCTACGTCGCCGAGGGCGCCCGCGCGGTGCTGGTCGGCGAGGCCCTGGTCAAGGACGGCGACCCCCGCGCCGCGGTGGCCGCGATGACAGGAGTGCGATGA
- the trpB gene encoding tryptophan synthase subunit beta, which produces MTTQVARTTSYDADGQGWFGGPETGFGGRFMPEALIAALDELTVAWQDAMADPAFVAEFDAILREYAGLPSPLYLAERLSARVGCRVLLKREDLNHTGAHKIRNVLGQALLTKRMGKTRVIAETGAGQHGVASATAAAYFGLDCTVYMGSVDTRRQALNVARMNLLGAKVVPVESGSATLKDAINEALRDWVASVDHTAYLFGTAAGPHPFPSMVRDFTRGIGDEARAQCLERYGVLPDAIAACVGGGSNAIGLFTAFLDDADVAIYGFEPGGEGVDTPRHAATIHNGDRGVLHGARTYVLQDEDGQTIESHSISAGLDYPGVGPQHAHLAATGRATYLPVTDAEAMEAMALLSRTEGIIPAIESAHAIAGALRVAERLAEEKGPEATVLVNLSGRGDKDMGTAIEYFGLGREDAEVSDRATEDPVG; this is translated from the coding sequence ATGACGACGCAGGTGGCACGGACCACGTCCTACGACGCCGACGGGCAGGGCTGGTTCGGCGGGCCCGAGACCGGGTTCGGCGGCCGGTTCATGCCGGAGGCGCTGATCGCCGCGCTCGACGAGCTCACCGTCGCCTGGCAGGACGCGATGGCCGACCCCGCGTTCGTCGCCGAGTTCGACGCCATCCTGCGCGAGTACGCCGGCCTGCCCAGCCCGCTGTACCTCGCCGAGCGGCTCAGCGCGCGGGTCGGCTGCCGCGTGCTGCTCAAGCGCGAGGACCTCAACCACACCGGCGCGCACAAGATCCGCAACGTGCTTGGCCAGGCGCTGCTCACCAAGCGGATGGGCAAGACCCGCGTGATCGCCGAGACCGGCGCCGGCCAGCACGGCGTCGCCAGCGCCACCGCCGCGGCGTACTTCGGGCTCGACTGCACCGTCTACATGGGCTCGGTCGACACCCGCCGGCAGGCGCTCAACGTCGCCCGGATGAACCTCCTCGGCGCCAAGGTGGTGCCGGTCGAGTCCGGCAGCGCGACGCTCAAGGACGCCATCAACGAGGCCCTGCGCGACTGGGTCGCCAGCGTCGACCACACGGCGTACCTCTTCGGCACGGCGGCCGGGCCGCACCCGTTCCCCAGCATGGTCCGCGACTTCACCCGCGGCATCGGCGACGAGGCGCGCGCCCAGTGCCTGGAGCGGTACGGCGTGCTGCCGGACGCGATCGCGGCGTGCGTCGGCGGCGGGTCGAACGCGATCGGGCTGTTCACCGCGTTCCTCGACGACGCCGACGTCGCGATCTACGGCTTCGAGCCGGGCGGCGAGGGCGTCGACACGCCCCGCCACGCGGCGACCATCCACAACGGCGACCGCGGCGTCCTGCACGGCGCCCGCACCTACGTCCTCCAGGACGAGGACGGGCAGACCATCGAGTCGCACTCGATCTCCGCCGGCCTGGACTACCCCGGGGTGGGCCCGCAGCACGCGCACCTCGCGGCGACCGGGCGGGCGACGTACCTGCCGGTCACCGACGCCGAGGCGATGGAGGCGATGGCCCTGCTCAGCCGCACCGAGGGGATCATCCCCGCGATCGAGTCCGCCCACGCGATCGCCGGGGCGCTGCGCGTCGCCGAGCGGCTCGCCGAGGAGAAGGGCCCGGAGGCGACCGTGCTGGTCAACCTCAGCGGGCGCGGCGACAAGGACATGGGCACCGCGATCGAGTACTTCGGCCTCGGTCGCGAGGACGCCGAGGTCTCCGACCGCGCCACGGAGGACCCCGTCGGATGA
- the trpA gene encoding tryptophan synthase subunit alpha → MTTHIAFEKARADDRAALVGYLPAGYPDVAGGIDALRVLVDAGCDVIEIGLPYSDPVMDGPTIQAAAQAALDGGVRTTDVLRTVEAVAATGTPTLVMTYWNPVERYGVERFAADLASAGGAGLITPDLTPDSAPEWIAAADRHDLDKVFLVAPSSTEDRVAMTVAACRGFVYATAVMGVTGTRTTTSDLAGPLVARTRAAVAGLGSDLPVCVGLGVSNGDQAAEVASYADGVIVGSAFVRTLLDHADDRAAGLRALAALTEDLARGVRRG, encoded by the coding sequence ATGACCACCCACATCGCGTTCGAGAAGGCGCGGGCCGACGACCGCGCCGCCCTGGTCGGCTACCTGCCGGCGGGCTACCCCGACGTCGCGGGCGGCATCGACGCGCTGCGCGTCCTGGTCGACGCCGGCTGCGACGTCATCGAGATCGGCCTGCCCTACAGCGACCCGGTCATGGACGGTCCCACCATCCAGGCCGCCGCGCAGGCGGCCCTGGACGGCGGCGTGCGCACCACCGACGTGCTCCGCACCGTCGAGGCGGTCGCCGCCACCGGCACCCCGACCCTCGTGATGACCTACTGGAACCCCGTCGAGCGGTACGGCGTGGAGCGGTTCGCCGCCGACCTGGCCAGCGCCGGGGGAGCGGGCCTGATCACGCCCGACCTGACGCCCGACAGCGCGCCGGAGTGGATCGCCGCGGCCGACCGCCACGACCTCGACAAGGTCTTCCTGGTCGCGCCGTCCTCCACCGAGGACCGGGTCGCGATGACCGTCGCCGCCTGCCGCGGCTTCGTCTACGCCACCGCGGTCATGGGCGTCACCGGCACCCGGACCACGACCAGCGACCTCGCCGGCCCGCTCGTCGCGCGCACCCGCGCCGCCGTCGCGGGCCTCGGCTCCGACCTGCCCGTCTGCGTGGGCCTGGGGGTGAGCAACGGGGACCAGGCCGCCGAGGTGGCGTCGTACGCCGACGGCGTGATCGTCGGGTCGGCGTTCGTCCGCACCCTGCTCGACCACGCCGACGACCGGGCCGCGGGCCTGCGGGCGCTCGCCGCGCTGACCGAGGACCTCGCCCGGGGAGTACGCCGTGGCTAG
- a CDS encoding SCO family protein codes for MARRVLVPLLLLLLVLTGCSGDDAPEGTLNGTPVDPPFAVGDTELVDTDGEPMALTDVDARLTLVFFGYTKCPDVCPLVLQNIASALTRLTDEQREQVQVAFVSTDPAHDTPEVVRRYLDRFDPSYVGLTGELEDVVEVADTVGVFVLEGEPGKADPEYDPGAHGTQVLGMDADGEAPVLWGQDTSSAQYAADIELLLRDV; via the coding sequence GTGGCTAGGCGCGTCCTCGTCCCGCTGCTCCTGCTGCTGCTGGTCCTCACCGGCTGCAGCGGTGACGACGCGCCCGAGGGCACCCTGAACGGGACGCCGGTCGACCCGCCGTTCGCGGTCGGGGACACCGAGCTCGTCGACACCGACGGCGAGCCGATGGCGCTCACCGACGTCGACGCCCGGCTCACGCTGGTCTTCTTCGGCTACACCAAGTGCCCCGACGTCTGCCCGCTGGTGCTGCAGAACATCGCCTCCGCGCTCACCCGGCTCACCGACGAGCAGCGCGAGCAGGTCCAGGTCGCCTTCGTCAGCACCGACCCCGCGCACGACACCCCCGAGGTGGTCCGCCGCTACCTCGACCGGTTCGACCCGTCGTACGTCGGGTTGACCGGCGAGCTCGAGGACGTCGTCGAGGTCGCCGACACCGTGGGCGTGTTCGTGCTCGAGGGCGAGCCGGGGAAGGCCGACCCGGAGTACGACCCCGGTGCCCACGGCACCCAGGTCCTCGGCATGGACGCCGACGGCGAGGCGCCGGTGCTCTGGGGCCAGGACACCTCCTCGGCCCAGTACGCCGCCGACATCGAGCTGCTCCTGCGGGACGTCTGA
- the lgt gene encoding prolipoprotein diacylglyceryl transferase: MTTALLAALPTVLAIPSPDQGTWYLGPLPIRGYALAIILGIVAAIWIGERRWVARGGQAGEIQDLAIWAVPFGLVGARAYHVATDSSLYFGEGRSPWSALYVWQGGLGVWGGIAMGALGVVIGARRKGIRLLPVLDAMAPGVLVAQALGRWGNWFNQELFGRPTDLPWALEVGDEAALDAGYPVGTTFHPTFLYECLWNLGAFGIVIWADQRFRLGYGRVVALYVMLYTLGRGWIEMLRVDSVELEDVGGLRFNVWTSIVLFVLAAAYFAWSSRRHPGREESVYDVPPAGPSEDQPVSGAGRD, encoded by the coding sequence GTGACCACCGCCCTGCTGGCCGCGCTGCCGACCGTGCTGGCGATCCCCAGCCCCGACCAGGGCACCTGGTACCTCGGGCCGCTCCCGATCCGGGGCTACGCGCTCGCGATCATCCTCGGCATCGTCGCCGCGATCTGGATCGGCGAGCGCCGCTGGGTCGCCCGCGGCGGCCAGGCGGGGGAGATCCAGGACCTCGCGATCTGGGCGGTGCCGTTCGGGCTGGTCGGCGCCCGCGCCTACCACGTCGCCACCGACAGCAGCCTTTACTTCGGCGAGGGACGCAGCCCGTGGAGCGCGCTCTACGTCTGGCAGGGCGGCCTCGGCGTCTGGGGCGGCATCGCGATGGGTGCGCTCGGCGTGGTCATCGGCGCCCGGCGCAAGGGCATCCGGCTGCTGCCCGTCCTCGATGCGATGGCCCCTGGCGTCCTGGTCGCGCAGGCGCTGGGCCGGTGGGGCAACTGGTTCAACCAGGAGCTCTTCGGCCGGCCCACCGACCTGCCCTGGGCGCTGGAGGTCGGCGACGAGGCCGCCCTCGACGCGGGCTACCCGGTCGGCACCACGTTCCACCCGACGTTCCTCTACGAGTGCCTGTGGAACCTCGGTGCGTTCGGCATCGTGATCTGGGCCGACCAGCGGTTCCGCCTCGGGTACGGCCGCGTCGTCGCGCTCTACGTGATGCTCTACACGCTCGGCCGGGGCTGGATCGAGATGCTGCGCGTGGACTCCGTCGAGCTCGAGGACGTCGGGGGGCTGCGCTTCAACGTGTGGACCTCGATCGTGCTGTTCGTGCTGGCCGCGGCGTACTTCGCCTGGAGCTCGCGGCGCCACCCCGGCCGCGAGGAGAGCGTGTACGACGTCCCGCCGGCCGGTCCCTCGGAGGACCAGCCGGTGTCCGGCGCCGGTCGCGACTAG